The Syngnathus typhle isolate RoL2023-S1 ecotype Sweden linkage group LG6, RoL_Styp_1.0, whole genome shotgun sequence genome has a window encoding:
- the kcnj13 gene encoding inward rectifier potassium channel 13 gives MTTKSNSSVLDGKVSSTPLLSLPKRQRLVTKDGHCTLRPPLCSSGSWLGASSRAWLIALHDVWGQLVGLRWRWVLLAFCASFVAHWLLFACLWYLLAHINGDLDVLDHDAPPQGHVVCVKHITSFTAAFSFSLETQLTIGYGTMFPSGDCPSAIALLAVQMLLGLMLEAFITGAFVAKISCPQKRAGAIQFSHQGVVGQHQGQTCLMIRATNLLRRPLVDVKVSAVLYEEHEGQPLHQTSLDFYVDHLGQHRCPFFIFPLTFYHPLDRRSPLYPALRESTSHHFELVVFLSASQEGTGDTCQKRTSYLRQEIQFDRCFAPALGVDTCGRFVVRNHHFDTMHSKDPLDKDCVVQINGDGSDRME, from the exons ATGACAACCAAATCCAATAGCAGCGTTCTGGATGGCAAGGTGTCCTCCACCCCTCTTCTATCATTACCAAAGCGACAACGTCTAGTCACCAAAGATGGACATTGCACCCTTCGTCCCCCGCTGTGTTCCTCTGGCTCGTGGCTCGGAGCGTCGAGCCGAGCCTGGCTGATTGCCCTGCATGACGTCTGGGGACAGTTAGTGGGTCTGCGCTGGAGATGGGTCCTCTTAGCCTTCTGTGCATCGTTTGTGGCCCACTGGCTGCTGTTTGCTTGTCTTTGGTATTTGCTGGCCCATATCAATGGAGACTTGGATGTGCTGGATCATGACGCACCCCCGCAGGGGCATGTGGTTTGTGTGAAACACATCACCAGCTTCACCGCCGCTTTCTCATTCTCCCTTGAGACGCAGCTCACCATCGGCTATGGAACCATGTTCCCCAGTGGGGACTGTCCAAGTGCAATAGCACTGCTGGCTGTGCAGATGCTGCTGGGGCTCATGCTTGAAGCATTCATCACAG GTGCATTTGTGGCCAAGATATCTTGTCCTCAGAAGCGAGCCGGAGCCATCCAGTTCAGCCACCAAGGCGTGGTGGGACAGCACCAGGGCCAAACTTGCCTCATGATACGGGCCACAAACCTGCTGCGGCGCCCTCTGGTTGATGTGAAGGTGAGTGCTGTGCTCTATGAGGAGCATGAAGGCCAACCTCTGCACCAAACCTCCCTGGATTTCTATGTGGACCACCTGGGCCAGCATCGCTGCCCTTTCTTCATCTTCCCACTCACCTTTTACCATCCCCTGGACCGCCGGAGCCCCCTCTACCCAGCCCTGCGTGAAAGCACATCCCATCACTTTGAGCTGGTGGTGTTCCTATCAGCCTCTCAGGAGGGAACAGGAGACACCTGCCAGAAGAGGACCTCCTATCTGCGCCAGGAGATCCAGTTTGACCGTTGCTTTGCACCTGCCTTGGGGGTGGATACCTGTGGAAGGTTTGTGGTGAGAAACCATCATTTTGACACTATGCACTCTAAGGACCCTTTGGACAAGGACTGTGTTGTGCAGATCAACGGTGATGGCAGCGACCGGATGGAGTAA